Sequence from the Argopecten irradians isolate NY chromosome 12, Ai_NY, whole genome shotgun sequence genome:
ttttctatttttcctGTCAAGTTATCTGCCTTGTCCCTTGCACTAATAATTGATGTAACTAAAAACTACGACAGTGATTGCCATCGATCGCTGTGTGTATAAGTATGCATGTAAGTAACCAGCCCGATGTTTTGTTAGGTATCAGTCGCTGTGTCTTATTGACTAAATCATATTCTCAAACTAAAAAGTAttaatatatgttataattttatttgaatacgTAGTCTCGACAATTACATTATTCATGTTGTAAAATTTACAAAACGGTTGCAATTTCTAGTCTCAGAtcagttaaaaaaaattcatgataaaaaaaaagaaaaaagtttcACAATGAGAAATGAAACTGATGCAAATTACCCGAAATTCGGTGCCTGGGCATCTTTCTGATTGTTTATggattaaaaataacaaaacaaagtttttgataagatttttttttgtatttcaaacaTCGCACTGCGTAAGCTATTACATGTGGTATCcacattttgataaatacatatacagaataaataattactAAAAAGGAGCCATGCCTATTTTGCAGAAACATTATTTTTTGCGCACATTCGTAGTATAAAATAAGTGCACTTAATAATTTGCTCCTTTTAGTAAGACCTTGACAAAGACATCCGTAATACTCTAAACATAAATCAGAAATGTTCCTTTACTGGCAACTACTAAGACTATTTCCTCATTCGAATATTTTTCTCACCTTTcagtcagaaaaaaatgtcaatttctATTGCCTAGAATTGGTATTTTTGTGGAATGTGAAACCGATCAAACTTGTGTAACCGTTTCATTTAGTTCGCCTTTTTGTTTCCTCTGAGCGTATCTAATATGCGTAATATAAGACTTCGTTCTTCAGCCTTGGGTGAACGTTTTGGAGATTCTATTGGCGCGACAGGAGCCGAAGCTTTCGACGCGTGtcctttcatttcttttttcacCTTATCAAGAAATGTTTCCATTTCTTTTCTGGTATCTTCTCGTTTTTCATCGTCGTCATCTTCTTCCTCGGATGACTCTTTCGATGGACGAGTTCTCGTTGGTCCTGAAGGAGTGGGCCTTGGTGGTTTGCGACTACCCTCATTATCATCTTCATCCTCTTCAGATGACTCTTTCGGTGGACGGGTTTTCGTCGGCCCGGAAGGAGTAGGTCTTGGTGGTTTCGGACTTCCTTTGGATTTTGCTTTTTTGCCGCCACGAACAACTTGAGATAACCTCGCTGACATGCTTCGGTCATCATCATTCTCATCGTCGTCGTTTTCCTCTGATGACTCCTGAATGCCTGAAGGGGTTGTCCTTGGTGGTTTGGAACGACCCTTTCCCTCACCACTATCGTCATCGTCTTCTTCAGATGACTCTTTTGGTGGACGGGTTCTTGCAAGTCCAGAAGGGGTAGGTTTTGGTGGTTTTGGACTTCCTTTGGATTTTCCCTTTTGACCCGATTTTTTGCCTCCCCGAAGCATGTTTATTATACGTAAAATTAGTGATCTCTCATCATCGTCGTCCTCTTCTTCCGATGATTCTTTAGGTGGACGGGTCCTTTTTGGACCTGAAGGGGTTGTCCTTGGTGGTTTGGAACGACCTTTTCCATTATCACTATCGTCATCATCTTCTTCAGATGACTCTTTTGGTGGACGTGTTTTCGACGGCCCGGAAGGAGTAGGTTTGGGTGGTTTTGGACTTCCTTTGGATTTTCCTTTCCTACCTTTTTTACCGCCACGAACAACGTAGGAAAATCTAGTTTGCATGCTTCgttcatcatcttcatcatcgtcatcatcatcgtcgtcgtttTCCTCTGATGACTCCTGAATGCCTGAAGGGGTTGTCCTTGGTGGTTTGGAACGACCCTTTCCCTCACCACTATCGTCATCGTCTTCTTCAGATGACTCTTTTTGTGGACGGGTTCTTGTCGGTCCAGAAGGGGTAGGTTTTGGTGGTTTTGGACTTCCTTTGGATTTTCCCTTTTGACCCGATTTTTTGCCTCCCCGAAGCATGTTTATTATACGTAAAATTAGTGATCTCTCATCATCGTCGTCCTCTTCTTCCGATGATTCTTTAGGTGGACGGGTCCTTTTTGGACCTGAAGGGGTTGTCCTTGGTGGTTTGGAACGACCTTTTCCATTATCACTATCGTCATCATCTTCTTCAGATGACTCTTTTGGTGGACGTGTTTTCGACGGCCCGGAAGGAGTAGGTTTGGGTGGTTTTGGACTTCCTTTGGATTTTCCTTTCCTACCTTTTTTACCGCCACGAACAACGTAGGAAAATCTAGTTTGCATGCTTCgttcatcatcttcatcatcgtcatcatcatcgtcgtcgtttTCCTCTGATGACTCCTGAATGCCTGAAGGGGTTGTCCTTGGTGGTTTGGAACGACCCTTTCCCTCACCACTATCGTCATCATCTTCTTCAGATGACTCCTTTGGTGGACGGGTTCTTGTCGGTCCAGAAGGGGTAGGTTTTGGTGGTTTTGGACTTCCTTTAGATTTTCCCTTTCGACCACCCCTTTTGCTACCTTGAAGGATATCTAATATGCGGAGTATGAGAGTTCtctcatcaacatcatcatcttCGTCACCATCGTCTTCTTTCGATGACTCTTTAGGTGGACGGGTTCCTTTTGATCCCGCGGGAGTTGCTCTTGGTGGTTTCGAAACTCCATTTTCGTCATCGCCATCATCTTCTCCCGAAGAATCTTTCGATCGACGGGTTTTCGTTGGACCTGTCTGGGTCGGTCTGGGTCTTTTATCTCCACGTTTATCATCGTCTTCTTTTGAGTCTTTTTTGGGCGGATGAGTTCGTTTTGGCCCAGCTGGAGATGGAGACGGGGCAGTGAGATCGCTCCCTCCAATCAGATCATGGACCAGCTTGTTATGACTGCTCGTGTCGTAGTCTGTAAGAAAAAACAGTTGTAGAGTTGTAGCCTCGTGGAGTTTGCAAAATATTCACAAGTGGAGTGCAATAGGATAACACTATAGTAATTGTGATGAAGGTTTGGCGTTCAATACATAAATCCATACAGATTTTTAAACTCGGTGGAAACATGCGATTTACATCAAGTTTAAGATAAGATTTACTGACGTCCTCGAAAGTTTTTAATTCACTATTAACACTACTCTATCTAACCCCGTCTCTATATTGGTAGCGAAATACCATCCCCCTCCCCGatatcctttggacggccgtaacgtatttatgcgtaattattcatttgccccatttcatgcacccttctggagccccactgagaccgttgaaaactaaatactagttttttgaaaaggagatgttcatccctatatagcatgACAATATTGATgcggtcattgcattagtgacgtcacaaatcacctttgaacatgcccaaataagtcaaaaattgaggtctgaaatccggattttagtgtgtgcccggaaacctgtcgttgtgagcttaattatcaaaatacagacAGGCAGATGATCTTAAACGATAGAAGATATATCAAAGTAatagaaaatagagagaaaggaaAAAGGAAGGAgaaaatagcaccgatttccaaaaaaacaaaacaaaaaaaaacaagtcccacgcgcaggtttctgcctcccatgacccgtgcgtggtgacatttaggggacttccggtgactgtttttgcttgtttgtagtgtgtactgtttgttatcatcgtgaaaatggcatcaaaccgaaatctagatgcaaactgctttcatagatggcatttgtaataacctactatcaaaattgagtcaagttcgaatcctgccggccgtcgaaaggatatTAGATTTAGacatagacatttttttttctcaaatatcattttttgatataaattgatataaatgtacatatatttctttATGCCGTATTCCAACATTTTGGTGTTAAAACACTTTCTGAATAATGATAAATTAGGCAAAATAAAAACAGGATTATCCCATACTAATATCAACGGCATACCTGACAAGACACGGATGACGAAGTCATTTTTGAATTTTAGGAGGTGTGCCATCTCTACCACTGCGTCTTCTAAGAACACCAGGCGCTCGCCAATCATTTGCTTCGTCAAGTCATTTTCTGAAAAGCACAATAACAATAGCTGCTATGGAGTAAAGTTAAATTTTAATTGAGAATATTCATCCTGCTAAACGTCATTTTTTTAATGACAATATATGGATGGTAAGACATTAGGACATTTCTGGTCATAAATAAATACTGTGTTGCTGATTATATGACCTTTGGTGTTTTTACGCAGCAATACTTTCCTTTATTGAgatttttataaagattttttGTCGAGAGTTAAATCTTAGATAAGATAATTCCGTTTAAAAATACTTCATAAGAACATGAACATTACAGACTTATCGTAGCCCAACAAACAAATCAGACAAAACCATATAACGGCAACTCACGGGAAACGCCACTCAAATCCACGAGGTCCATGGCATATTGAATCCCTGATACCTGGCACTCAAATGCCTTTTGGAAGACTGTGTTGAGAAAGTCCGCTTTGTCTGTGATCTTGTTAAAATCTGTTTTCCTGCCATCTGAAtaggatatgataattatattgtttaaataCTGACATACGGATAATGTTGATGATTTGCTATCTTATACCAGTTTACAAAGTTTCGAAATTTCAATTTTTGGGGGATTTTTACAGTTTTTTTCCTGTTTCCTGTTGAAAAATAGATCtattatgtacaatgtaaattgtaatttattttcccTTTCTTACTAATGCATTCAGGAAAATGTACAAACAGTATCTAAATGTATTCTGTATCTTTCAAACTACTCAATCAAAGAGTTCGTAACCACGTTTAACTCAGTTAAATATTTGTGAGGcctcttttaatattttactcgCTCGGTATCGCAACAAGATGTAAAGATATATTTGCAAACATATGTGTTCATAAACCACAAATTTTCGGTTATGAAGTCACTTGAGGGGGGTTTGGTTTTAAAGGGTTGATACAGTGGGGATATAATGAGATAACACAAACCTACCTTCTACACACTGGTCAAGGAACAGCCAGTCGTCCATGTCGTCGGCAAGATCTTAAATAAACAGTCATATAAATTGTACCTCGTGTAGGTAAACTCATATAAATccaatattgattttaatttaaagCAGTTTGTTGTTCCTAATAAGAATTAACGAATTGACTGTAGTATCATAGTTATAGTGTTACACAATAAACTAACTAACGTAAAGATGTATTCTATTGTGTTAGCATTTTGCATAATTGATGACCAACGATTCATAGAAATTACTGTACAATATTATACTACACTCGTAATGGTTTATTCATAAACACATTGTGAAAATGTTTCGGGAATTAAAGTTTTGTTAGGTTGCCGTTATtggagatatacatgtaatttgagTGGTAGATAACTGGAATATTGCCCGTTATATCCAAATAAACGCCCATTTCATAACATGCACACATGTCTTTATGTTTATAACATTTACTTCCATAATACCATACTGTAAACCGACCAATTGCTGCGAGCGAAAAattattgtgaaaataaattaacgCGAAACTGCTTCAAATACATGtgaaatagaaatacaaaagtTATGATCGCAAAAGTAATCTATGCAAAAAGGTATTAAACGCGACATTATGCCATCGCAAAATTGATTTGGTTTACAATATATCTGGACTATACACACACTGTGAGATACTGACAATAATATCTTACCTGGAAGTTTACGCACGTCCATCTCAACATCATAGAAAATGGATCCAATCTGTTCTGACAGCGACTCGAACGTTTCTTTCAATCTAAAGTTCTTGTCAAGGATACCTGGTAAATTAGGTAAATACGTGTGTTTTATGACTCAACCCCTCATCATATTTAAATACCTCAATATTTTGGGAAATCTATGTCCCTTTTTTACAAACGtgtctattttattttttatttttttttatttattttttttttttttttttggcatctgtttttgttttgttcaaattCGTGAAGACATAATAGGCTTCTCGAGTACTTTTTTAGATATTGGGGATTGAAATACACTACCTGTGCAGATTTGCAAATCAAACATAAAAAGATCGATAAAATACAGTACTATTTTCTATAAGATTATGAAGACGATAGCCTCAATCGTACTTCTATCGAGTGAGCAAAATGCAAAACTTGTATGTTTtcaaatgttgttttatcattttcatttccCATTAAATTGGCTATAGAATTATTAGCATTTCCTTAAAAGAATTCTATTAGTATTTTATGGAAAATTCTATAATTAACCTACCATCAAGAGCAGCGATTTTCTTAGCGATTTTCAGGGCTTCGTTCATATCTTTTCGCAGAGCAGTGGATTTGGCGACTAGGTCATCCAAAGAGATTTTTGCCAGTTCTacaaacatgtacatagaaGTTTAGTAAAATCGGTAAACACTGTGGAGCTGAAATATATAACAGATCACCAGATATATATTTGGTGTATGCCCGCAAACTTCAGAATTATAACAAAACTATAAGACGTATGCTATAGGCTATAACCACAAGTACATAATTTTCCAAACGGGGCTGATGTTTCAAAAACCATATTTATATTCAAGGGAATTGGTTCCATGATCACAAACAATTCTTCATAGTTGACGAAAGAGTGATTGACTTGAAAAAATAGATGTGGATTCGGAATGTATATCTTGAAGACACTAATGACACAGTCATATGCAGTTAAGTCATCTGTACGAGGGGGAAAGTAAAACACATAAAATTCATACCATTTGCTAGATTGTCTTTGTCTGCAACCAGGTCTAAAGCTTCTTTCAGTGACTGAAAACGTCAATAAAACattatgttaaaatatcattattgtgTAAAGTTATTTATCTATCAATCATTATATATTAAGTTATTTATCTATCAGTCATTATAATATTAAGCTATTTATCTATAATATTAAGTTATTTATCTATAATGTCATTATAACATTATGTTATTTATCTATAAATCATTCATCCATtcgtttatttgttttgttatattatttatcatagaTGCAATATCAAGACctattatttactttttttattttaatctaaTTTTGATAATCGTTTTCTATGAAAGAttaatacatgtttatgatTTATCTGTATAATATACATCATTAAGCCTATAACGAATATATTCTGGCTAGAAGTCTTTAAAGCTACAACATCGAAGCTACATTGTACGTCGTGAAGCCTAACTAAACAAAATGTCAAGAAAGTTATATATATCCGGTGTACTTCCTAAATTTAATCTATTTGCCAGACTAGTATTTGAATGTAAATGTTACAttaaatgtgttacatgtagGCGCCCCCTATCATCAAGTCACACTTCTTACTGTACAGACAATTGCTTTTACACCTGCCCAACGGTAAGGCAAACATTGAAACAGGACATTATATGCAAGTCAGACATTCCCTTATATACCCATACGTAATGTTAGGCAAGTGTCGACAAGCTGATGCTACAGGTACATTATTACCTGtatacattttcaaagtttcGTACACACAATAAAGCTGGACAGGAAAGCCATAACGATACTTTGACCGTCAATTGTAACAACTCCagccattttaaaaataaacccACTCGACCAAATCTTTGAAATGCTTTTGCTTTGTCCCGGTATCAAATCAATTTAAcagaaacatttatttcatataaatagtaacaacaATAGTTGAAACTGCCAATTTGAGTTGAAGTTGAAGGATAAGTAACAGGTTTACCTACGTACTTAATTGTTTTCTTAGCGTATGAATGCAATTAAACCCCGTTAAGCCGTAGATTATTTGATACACCTACACACGAACGTGTACCGTGACGGGCCGGGTAGAGCGGGCCAAACACAGGTGTCTAGATGTCCAGCGTATATTTCATTATCCTTCCAATTGGCATACATATTTGGTATTAAGAAAAGTAGATGCTAAAAGGGTCCTAAAACTAAAGGAGTTTCGTTGATTTACTAAAAGATGTCTGGGCTGTTCAGTTCAATTCTGTTCAGTTCTTTATTACTTTGAACCATTTGGACAAAATTTCGATCGTTCGTTCTGCTGAACTGGTTCAGGAAACGCCTGTTTGTGTTAACACACAACAATAAATGACTTAAACAAGAAAAATTCTATTGAATGTCACATGTTTGTAGAAACATTCTAAATTTAATACTTGCAGTTAGTTTTACTGTAGGGATATGATCGTGTAATGTTCAGTAAGTAATCCACACTAATAATCAGTGGACAAAACCGAACTATTTGGGGAAGATCTCTGACTATCTTGACCATTGATAAAAAGAGTTAAAGGATCTTTAAAAAGACAGTAAAATCATCAGATTACAGCATGACCAGCTAGCTAGTGGTTCTAGAACCAGAGAGTGATTCTTAATGCCTAAACACTTGGAAAAACGGGTAGAGCAGTGATTGCAAGGCCTGCCATACataataaaaatgcaaacactAGATGGGAAATGCAGACAAAGGAAAActgatatttttgataaattgaataaattggtTATTGTAACAAATTAGGAAAAACAAAGGAGATACATCAGACCCCATGCTACGAATACTTTCATTGgctttgaaatttattttaactCATAACATGAAAGAAGATGTCGCCATTTCCAACGTCGTAGTTGAATGGCTGAAACAACTGCGTTAGGATGTATGAGttcaaataatatacaattcCCTAGTATTTGATTGCACTATAAAAATTAACTCGAGTAATTTTAATGTCATGTAGCTATAGCATAAACCACTTCATGAGTTCACTGTGTTTTTATGTTACATGtccatatcaaaacaaaatatcttatagcATTTAGACATTTAGGCCACGTCTAATTATCTGGgttcatttgttaaaaaagTGATTAGATTAATCAATTGGTTAGTGAAATTGTCATTTCTCATCTGTTGCAAAAACCTGTGATTATATCTTTACTTAAATTAGTTTTTAGGTAAATTATTGCTCAACATATTCTAGAGTTAGTATTGCAAGAAATTATTTAATTCTAATTTGCAAATTgttattaaacattaattaataattaatctTAAGCCTTTTGAACAATAAGGCCATATTGAATATCAACATCCTGATGACGAGGGGCACAGCACACCCCAGATTGTTTTCCTCTGAACGTCTTAAATCTAATGTCACTGCTAGAATAGATTCGAGAtgataaaaagataataattaCACTAGTATTAAATCTATGCAATATGACTAAATACTTCCACTACTAAAACTGCATACTCACACTGCTATCTGCCAAACTTCCAACCACTAGTCCCAGAAGGACCAGAGACACGGGGAAACCCTTCATGACGGCCGCTCCTGATCTGCTGGTCAGTTTCGGGTATCGGCAAGCTTATATACCTACCATGTGGTCAACCGTGATTTTAGATTCTTTATTTAGATACTTTAATGTGTTTCTATTTTCCGGAGTTTCTTAACGCATTGCGGGACGGATTTCTTTAAGACGGCTTTACATACACGACACAATAACCAATACACAGTGACCTTTGCCAGTAACAATACCTACTGGACAATAGATGTGCCCGTGTTGTTAAAAGCTTAGTCAACTTTCGCTATGGCATGTATTGGTAAAAAACATCCACAAAGCACATATGAATATGAAGCGTCGTCATGTAATAATCACTAGACTTTCAGTAGattagacattttgataatatattgaaaataaataaaatattattctctgattgtgtttttattttatttttttaattttcgtcAAGATCTGACAAGTCTTGGTATTTGTCTTACTTATAGACAATATTGAAGTTtcgtgtttttattattttcaagcCAAGATGTTCTTTAAAGATTTTCCTTTGAATCTAATGTCATAATCTGTTTcataatcagttatttaaacacGAAATCATGCTCAAGTCATGTAGCTCGGGAGTGATTACAGTATATAATAGAATCTAACAAATGTTTGTCAGATTAaaaggatatctcaacccgaatGAATATTTTGGCTGAGTGTGAATAGTGTTGACAACCAAAATCGTTCACAATAATTTAGTTATCCCTATCCACTTGAGAGATCTATGtttgattataaatatttttactcCGATATTTTCACGAAAAAAATATGTGACACACATTTCGACTGTGCAAAAACTTTCGTTACTGGAACGTCGTAATGCATGAAACTTGATGACGTCGCATGTTTTTACGTCATTGTATGGCCAATGCACGTCATCATTGGCCTTAGCACCTGTTCAAGTTCATGTAGGCAGAGTGAGAAGTGTTTATACGCACATACAGtcttatatttacctgtacagtttTTAAGTTAATTCTTTAacgtttttttattaattaaggtgaaaaaaaaaccgaaaaccATCAAAATTCAACCCCAACGAAATatgttgtattatatattttactcgCGAAGAAGTAGTTTAATATATTAACGCGAAATTAAGTCGTCTGTTTTTTTCTAATCATAGTTTAATAAAACATTCCGTATTCCTAATATTCATTTAACATATCtgatcaatatacatgtattttggatgaaaaattaaaaaaacaacatgtcATCAAATAGAATTAATCGAAAAAACGTCTGAGCGAATGATCGAATTCGTAAGCCTTTCCTAAGATATGTTGTAGCGGTACCACATTCatttataagataaaaatgACCTGTTTTGAAATGTAAGTGGCGTAAACTTTACTTCACAAAGAACTTGACTCCTATTCTATATTTCTTTGGAAACAGATTAAGCGATttaattgaaagaaaatttaagTAATATCTACCACCATAGTAGTGAATCGCGAATATTCAATATAATAAACACTTTATGTCCCCGGTGACTGTGTGATATGAAGGCTGTTTTTCCCctcaaatgtacattttgtaacactGAGGCAAGCCCTCGAGAAATATTACACCTTCAGGTCAATGATCCTTCATACAGGATATATCAGAATACATGTCGCGACTTTAATGTTTGATACAACCCAAACCCAGAAAGGTCAAGATATAAATTTTAGACAATTCAGACATGGATATCTATACAATTTGATTGGTATGgatttttatcctgcaactgtcccacatactgaccgataacttctgccagataaacttgtgctttatccgtcaatacgtaATTTtgtatccgtcaatacgatcacgtgaatttgttccatatctgacagaactttttctaacttgagccagaacttgaaccttccgttaaatgaaacgtcattcagtcctgctaaaatgtgacgtcatattcactggaatgacgtcatttttacgatatcgaaaatctcgtaatgcggtgtcgtctttttcttggctcatggcaaatgtgtgtattgtaaaataattctTTAATGAGTATTAATTGGGTTTTTTagcattttcattttgtttaagtGATATATCGCACTGAGTACAATTACGGATACTGTTtatgaatgcgcttatttatttcccacggcagtaaaaaggagtacactctcagtcggtttaatgaattaatatttacctccgcatcaaagaagcggcTCGCTGCGAGCAAAACCAAGCAGATAACTGTCCATTTGCTTTcattttgaatgccataatggttgcatgataaacataatacatggtttgtatcttacaatacaactTTTAtgttggtgctcgacacggaaagccgagatgacacTGCAAAGCCttgtcatctcggctttccttagtctcgcaccaaaataaaccttttaTTGTACGaaactaaccatgtattctctatataggTGCAGATTAACACAATGACATGCAGGTATATGCTCCATATTACAAAGTTCTATAATATCAAAAAGCTTtagaaatgacgtcatttttatgaACAACTTCATCTGGACAGTAGCTTATAATTTCCTAGAATGTATCTTTTATTCTGCGAGTATTTAATGCGAAAGATTCAAATTGTAATATTGATGTAAGAATACAAATTCTTATATCTGTGTAACAGTTAGTTACATCAAGCTGCTCAAAATTAACGCCTGGTACAGTTTCATCGTTGAAAGAATGGTTTTAACAACAATATTGTAGATCTGTGTGATCGAATGTACCTTAGAAAAAACAATCATATCATTGTTTTGGTGATGTAATTGATAATTGATTTATCATGAATCCTAACTGTACGGTATTGTATTCCACGAATTGCTTTCCAAAATGTcttatttcattcatttatgattttcaataaaGAAGTTATAACAGTTAAAATTCGggaaatattttctgaaacaccCTGTATCACACTGTTACCGGGGCCGCAGATAGGGTTCaaagtttggttttattattgtttttaggttgttgttttttgttatttattattattattatgtttttgttgtttttgctgttgctacttttttgtttttaaactttAGATTTTTGCCTTCGTTCGACTGACTTACAAATATGTGAGAATGGAAGTGTAATTTATTgtgaatttatttacattattcgTATAgcgttgttttttttctaaacattgATGTTTGGCATTCACTAAACTGATGAATAGagtgttaatgattttgattgtgaaaacTGCTGTTTTGGACTGTTGAAAATTGGAGAACGTGTttacacaaataacaaaatgactttggtttttatttatgaacctattatcatgacgtcactacatgtatttacaattCAATATGATACTAATTCCAAAATTCTGAAAACGCCATTTTAGTTGATTAGGTTATATTTCATGTCCAAAGTTGTTCGTGATAGACAACAATTGTAATATACTTTCTATAGGTAACTCAATGTAAACATTTACGCCTTATTTGTACAGGATTTTTGTAGCCGGTAACGGGTTCTTTAGAATCTGTAAGTAGTTTTACTCATAGAAATAAAATCGCCTACCCCCGCGGTTGACACAGGTTCACGGGAGATTATGGACACTGATTCTAATTTTACAACAAGTAGCAACGCCAAATGATTATAGGcaaatgtaatttaatcaatgacagataaaacatgttttaagtCGGTATCTATTTCACAAGAGTAGCATCTAATGCTTGTTTAAGATGTGCTTTTCATTCAAGGGCGaatatgtacacatgtttgttatataacg
This genomic interval carries:
- the LOC138305061 gene encoding nucleolar protein dao-5-like: MKGFPVSLVLLGLVVGSLADSSSLKEALDLVADKDNLANELAKISLDDLVAKSTALRKDMNEALKIAKKIAALDGILDKNFRLKETFESLSEQIGSIFYDVEMDVRKLPDLADDMDDWLFLDQCVEDGRKTDFNKITDKADFLNTVFQKAFECQVSGIQYAMDLVDLSGVSQNDLTKQMIGERLVFLEDAVVEMAHLLKFKNDFVIRVLSDYDTSSHNKLVHDLIGGSDLTAPSPSPAGPKRTHPPKKDSKEDDDKRGDKRPRPTQTGPTKTRRSKDSSGEDDGDDENGVSKPPRATPAGSKGTRPPKESSKEDDGDEDDDVDERTLILRILDILQGSKRGGRKGKSKGSPKPPKPTPSGPTRTRPPKESSEEDDDDSGEGKGRSKPPRTTPSGIQESSEENDDDDDDDDEDDERSMQTRFSYVVRGGKKGRKGKSKGSPKPPKPTPSGPSKTRPPKESSEEDDDDSDNGKGRSKPPRTTPSGPKRTRPPKESSEEEDDDDERSLILRIINMLRGGKKSGQKGKSKGSPKPPKPTPSGPTRTRPQKESSEEDDDDSGEGKGRSKPPRTTPSGIQESSEENDDDDDDDDEDDERSMQTRFSYVVRGGKKGRKGKSKGSPKPPKPTPSGPSKTRPPKESSEEDDDDSDNGKGRSKPPRTTPSGPKRTRPPKESSEEEDDDDERSLILRIINMLRGGKKSGQKGKSKGSPKPPKPTPSGLARTRPPKESSEEDDDDSGEGKGRSKPPRTTPSGIQESSEENDDDENDDDRSMSARLSQVVRGGKKAKSKGSPKPPRPTPSGPTKTRPPKESSEEDEDDNEGSRKPPRPTPSGPTRTRPSKESSEEEDDDDEKREDTRKEMETFLDKVKKEMKGHASKASAPVAPIESPKRSPKAEERSLILRILDTLRGNKKAN